Proteins from one Malaya genurostris strain Urasoe2022 chromosome 2, Malgen_1.1, whole genome shotgun sequence genomic window:
- the LOC131428665 gene encoding transmembrane protein 26, with protein sequence MAKLLATIKAIITRIIFSTHGFIAIWQVTQNTKDPLYWCLCAPIGVLFVEGIFTLAIKKNQEWRWFCPSVFIYLSTIVPAIWLLELDKLEKRTMYQDQILNETINFAATVGKDLKDLNKMLGVKIQIPEIHLSADTWVTLIEQFLMLVLIIGRWMLPKGDLTRDQLSQLLLVYIGTAADIIEFFDSFKDSKIANEPVLVLLTLSIWSWSLLQFTIVLSATRARKPRGGGSSAHQEEDTNCCNVSCCNIDVWGIALNILLQDAPFLTFRLLIIIHYRIITYMNIFFTCKNTLVILLQLYRLYVVHSENRKAAAKLLRKRDKPSSKPRKMTNRRKVADLDEDEIPEMRKHKQHRKPTSSASKTRKDTGYSTASSQTANEQQRKKTRGGGKETSVTKRGRNEDGSQMTIKHDGCRKGKSKRLPASNTDPDDVTDNDGQNVTGNKQKSDRYGKVHSGATSNRKEHHRNGDSHRNGRSRKPVKCFDYSGSDDDYNEDVEAPPEATAKGQSRNDGNDTSEVETVHEKSVIRSKKAPPPESSSRKMLRVDPSSGSSE encoded by the exons ATGGCTAAACTCTTAGCCACCATAAAGGCTATTATTACCCGGATCATTTTCAGTACCCATGGTTTTATTGCCATTTGGCAAGTGACACAAAACACCAAGGATCCGCTATACTGGTGCCTTTGCGCTCCAATCGGAGTGTTGTTCGTGGAGGGCATTTTCACACTAGCCATTAAGAAGAATCAAGAATGGCGTTG GTTCTGCCCGTCGGTCTTCATCTATTTGTCAACCATTGTCCCAGCGATTTGGTTGCTCGAGTTGGATAAACTGGAGAAGCGAACGATGTATCAGGACCAGATTCTAAATGAAACAATTAACTTTGCGGCAACCGTCGGTAAAGATTTGAAAGATCTGAACAAAATGCTGGGTGTGAAAATTCAGATACCGGAAATTCACCTGAGTGCTGATACGTGGGTCACGTTGATCGAACAGTTTCTGATGCTGGTGCTGATAATTGGTCGCTGGATGTTACCGAAGGGAGACCTAACCAGAGATCAGCTTAGCCAGTTGTTGCTAGTCTACATCGGAACCGCAGCCGACATAATCGAATTTTTCGATTCATTTAAGGACAGTAAAATTGCTAACGAACCGGTCCTGGTGCTGCTAACCTTGAGCATTTGGTCATGGAGTTTGCTGCAGTTTACGATTGTCCTATCGGCTACCCGTGCTCGAAAACCACGTGGCGGTGGAAGCAGCGCCCACCAGGAAGAGGACACCAACTGCTGTAACGTTTCGTGCTGCAACATCGATGTTTGGGGAATCGCACTGAACATTTTACTACAAGATGCCCCCTTTCTCACCTTCCGCTTGCTGATTATCATTCATTACAGAATCATCACCTACATGAACATATTTTTCACAT GTAAGAATACATTAGTAATTCTATTACAACTTTATCGTCTGTATGTGGTGCACTCGGAGAACCGGAAGGCGGCCGCAAAACTTCTAAGGAAAAGGGACAAGCCCAGCTCAAAGCCGCGCAAGATGACCAATCGAAG GAAAGTGGCCGACTTGGACGAAGATGAGATCCCCGAGATGCGGAAGCACAAACAACATCGCAAGCCGACGAG TTCGGCTTCGAAGACGCGCAAAGACACTGGATATTCAACGGCCAGCAGTCAAACAGCGAACGAACAACAGAGGAAAAAGACACGCGGTGGAGGAAAGGAGACATCCGTTACAAAAAGAGGCCGTAATGAGGATGGATCTCAGATGACCATTAAACATGACGGCTGTAGGAAAGGAAAATCGAAAAGATTGCCGGCTTCCAACACCGATCCAGACGATGTAACCGATAACGACGGGCAGAATGTGACCGGAAACAAGCAGAAATCGGATCGATACGGGAAGGTTCATTCGGGAGCGACGAGTAACAG GAAAGAGCACCATCGGAATGGCGACAGTCACCGCAATGGCAGAAGTCGAAAGCCGGTTAAGTGTTTCGATTacagtggaagtgatgatgattATAATGAAGACGTTGAAGCGCCCCCCGAAGCAACAGCAAAAGGGCAGAGCCGTAACGATGGAAACGACACTAGTGAGGTCGAAACAGTACACGAGAAAAGTGTCATCCGGTCGAAAAAAGCACCACCACCGGAATCATCGAGTCGGAAGATGTTACGAGTGGATCCCTCGTCTGGTTCTTCCGAGTGA